A region of Desulfonauticus submarinus DNA encodes the following proteins:
- the rpsJ gene encoding 30S ribosomal protein S10 — protein MVTMTSDRIRIKLKAYDYRILDKAVAEIIDSARNTGASVVGPIPLPTKIHKVTVNRSVHVDKKSREQFEIRTHKRLLDILEPTQQTVDALGKLNLPAGVDVEIKL, from the coding sequence ATGGTTACAATGACAAGTGATAGAATAAGAATTAAGTTAAAAGCTTATGATTATAGAATTTTAGATAAAGCTGTTGCAGAGATAATTGACTCTGCTAGAAATACGGGGGCAAGTGTAGTTGGCCCAATTCCTTTGCCCACAAAAATTCATAAAGTGACAGTAAATAGATCTGTTCATGTAGATAAAAAGTCTCGTGAACAGTTTGAGATAAGAACTCATAAGCGTTTGTTAGATATACTAGAACCAACTCAGCAAACGGTAGATGCTTTAGGCAAACTTAATTTGCCAGCAGGTGTTGACGTTGAAATAAAGCTATAA